From the Carya illinoinensis cultivar Pawnee chromosome 4, C.illinoinensisPawnee_v1, whole genome shotgun sequence genome, one window contains:
- the LOC122306505 gene encoding uncharacterized protein LOC122306505 produces MGESSSGGGNNGMWKELWQLEVPSKFKSPATITAIAQADIAMLKEINQQSSTRPEGRSKAVASNQSWQPPEWPFFKVNFDAAYDKNLNKMGMRIIMRDSEGGLLACLTAPKEQVFSSFQTERVALHRAMDMCIEMGMNQVIFEVDAKAVIDIVNSKSEDYSWHGQEIDDLQQLLSVTDMEAIFCIQVCKSCCSHSS; encoded by the exons ATGGGTGAATCTTCTTCAGGAGGGGGGAATAATGGGATGTGGAAAGAGCTCTGGCAACTAGAAGTCCCGAGCAAG TTCAAAAGTCCAGCTACAATTACAGCTATAGCTCAAGCTGATATTGCAATGCTTAAGGAGATTAATCAGCAGAGTAGCACCAGACCAGAAGGGAGGTCCAAAGCAGTAGCCTCTAATCAATCGTGGCAGCCACCTGAGTGGCCTTTTTTCAAAGTAAATTTCGATGCAGCTTATGACAAGAACTTGAACAAAATGGGGATGAGAATTATAATGAGAGACAGTGAAGGGGGCCTACTAGCTTGTTTAACAGCCCCAAAAGAGCAGGTATTCTCATCTTTCCAAACAGAAAGAGTAGCTCTTCACAGGGCCATGGATATGTGTATTGAGATGGGTATGAATCAAGTCATCTTCGAAGTGGATGCCAAAGCAGTCATTGATATAGTTAATTCAAAAAGTGAAGACTACTCATGGCATGGTCAAGAGATAGATGATCTACAACAGCTGCTGAGCGTCACCGACATGGAGGCTATCTTTTGCATACAGGTCTGCAAATCATGCTGCTCACACAGCAGCTAA